The following DNA comes from Streptomyces sp. Ag109_O5-10.
CGTGCAGAGGGCGCCGTGCTGATGGCGCCGTGCTGATGGCGCCGGGGTGGGCCGTCGTTCGTCCGCGGCGCCGTCGTGGCTGGTCGCGCAGTTCCCCGCGCCCCTTCGGGGCGCTGCCCCGGGACCCTTTGGGGCGCTGCCCCGCGCTCCTTTGGGGCGCTGCCCCGCGCTCCTTTGGGGCGCTGCCCCGTGCTCCTTTGGGGCGCTGCCCGCGGTTCCTTCGGGGTGTCCGTCCCCCGGACGGCTGCTCGCCGGGTGCGGGTTCGGTTGCTTCGGGGTGCACTCGGGCCATGAGCACCGAACCGCCCCCGCCCCCGGGCTCAGGAGAGCCACCGGAGAACGATCCGTTCAGGAAGCCCCCGCCGCCCTCCTACGGGGGCGGCCCCTATGACACGGGCGGCGGCGGTCCCTACGGAGGCGGCGGTTCCGGTGGCTACCCCGCAGACCCCCTCGCCGGGATGCCGCCCCTCGCCGACAGCGGCAAGCGCACCCTCGCCCGGATCATCGACATGATCCTGGTGGGCATCGTGGTCGTGCTGGTCACCCTGGCGTTCGGGGTGAGCGAGTACCAGATGAACGGCGACCGGATCTCGGCCGGCCGGTCCTTCGCCCAGTCGCTCGTCGCCGCCGTCCTCTTCGTCGCCTACGACACCCTGCTGATCGCCAGGTCGGGGCAGACCCTCGGCATGAAGTGGCTCCGCATGCGGGTCGCCAACCTGTCCGACGGCGCCACGCCCTCCACCCAGACCTCGCTGCTGCGGGCCCTCGTGCTGTGGGTGCCGTTCGCCTTCTGCTGCGCCTGCGTCTGGACGGTGATCTGCGGCGGCTGGAGTTTCTTCGACAAGCCGTACAAACAGGGGCTGCACGACAAGGCGGCGAAGACGGTCGTGGTCAGTACGGGCTCCTAGCGGGCCGGTACAGGGGGCGCACAAGCAGTCGGCGAGCCCGTCAGTCTCACGGACCCGCCGACTTCACTGGTGTGCGTGCGTCAGGGTGCGGTGGGCTCCCGGACGGGCTCGGCCGTGGCGGCGGCCACGGTCTCCCGGTGCAGAGGGACCCGCACCTCGGGCGGTGCGATCGGGGCGGACTGTGCGACCGTGCGCGGCCGGGGGAGCGGGGCCGTCATGGCCACCAGCAGTCCCAGACCGAGCGCGGCGAGCGCGATGACCGCGATCCCGATGCCCGAACTCGTCTGTGACAGCAGCAGCATGGCGAGCGTCGAGCAGATCACGGTGGCCGAACCGTAGACGAGCTGTGCCGGGGTCGGACGAGGCATGGCAATCGTGTCCTCGGGAGAATTGGGGGTGAGACGGGGGAACCGGCCTTGGTTTCCACCGGCTTCCGGGCGTTCCACCGTTCGACTCTATTCGCGTGCATGCCCGAGAGGAACGTCCGGTAAGCGTGACCTAACCCACGGTACCGGTGCACAGGGGGCGCACGGTCGCATGGCATACGGCAACCAGAGGCATATGCGCGCCGGTTGGGCGGGGCCCTTCGGGGGTACCGCGGGCTCCGGCGTCCGTAAAGCGAACTTCTGCTCCGCATAGTGCAGTTGGACGGTCCGAGTCAAGATCTGTCTTTTCTCGTAAACCGGTAGTCAAATGTCGTCACTTGAATCGACGCGTTGAACGTGCGCGCACGGACCCCCAACCATCACCCGGTCCCCCTTGCCGTGCGCGCGGCGCGGGGGAGGAACTCAAGTGACCAGCAGACCCTGGACGTTCAGAGCGCTCGCCGTCGGCGTGACGCTCGCGACCGCCTCCGTAGGCTTCACCACCTTCGCGGTCGCGCAGACCGCGGCCCCGGCGGCGACCGCCGGCACCGTCGACCGGCACGACCCGTCGACGAAGCAGGAGGAGCACGACCTCGACGGCCCCCTGAGCAAGACCCAGGAGGCCCAGCGCCAGGAAGCCCTCGACCAGGTCATATCCGGCAAGGCCCAGGTCAAGGAGCGCGACGGCTCGAAGGTCGTCCAGCTCAAGGGCAAGAAGGGCGACAGCAAGTACGTCGAACTCGGCCGCGAGAAGACGGACAAGATCTTCACGATCTTGGTCGAGTTCGGCGACCAGTCGGACCCGCGGTACGGCGGCACGGCCGGCCCGCTGCACAACCGGATAGCCGCGCCCGACCGGACCAAGGACAACTCCACGGCCTGGCAGGCGGACTACAACCAGCAGCACTTCCAGGACCTCTACTTCGGCACCGGCAAGAAGACCGAGTCGCTGAAGAAGTACTACGAGAAGCAGTCCTCGGGCCGCTACTCGGTCGACGGCGAGGTCACCGACTGGGTCAAGGTCCCCTACAACGAGGCCCGTTACGGCAACAACGCGTGCGGCTCCACGACCTGCTCCAGCGTCTGGAACCTGGTCAAGGACGGCGTGAACGCCTGGGTCGCCGACCAGGAGGCGGCCGGCGTGTCCGCCGCCGCCATCAAGGCGGACCTCGCGCAGTACGACCAGTGGGACCGCTACGACTACGACGGCGACGGCAACTTCAACGAGCCCGACGGCTACATCGACCACTTCCAGATCGTGCACGCCGGCGAGGACGAGTCCGCGGGCGGCGGCGCCCAGGGCACCGACGCGATCTGGGCGCACCGCTGGTACGCCTTCGGCACCGACGCCGGCGCCACCGGCCCGGCCGGCAACAAGTTGGGCGGCACCCAGGTCGGCGACACCGGCATCTGGGTCGGCGACTACACCATGCAGCCGGAGAACGGCGGACTCGGCGTCTACGCCCACGAGTACGGCCACGACCTCGGCCTCCCGGACGAGTACGACACCAACGGCGGCGAGAACTCCACCGGTTTCTGGACCCTGATGTCCTCCGGCTCCTGGCTGGGCACCGGCAAGGAGGCCATCGGCGACCTGCCCGGTGACATGAATGCCTGGGACAAGCTGCAGCTCGGCTGGCTCAACTACGACGTGGCCAAGGCCGGCGCGAAGTCGAGCCACAAGCTGGGCGTCGCCGAGTACAACACGGAGAACAAGCAGGCCACGGTGGCCACCCTGCCCGACAAGGCGGTCACCACCACCGTCGTGTCTCCCGCCCAGGGCTCGACCCAGTGGTGGAGCGGCAGCGGCGACAACCTCAAGAACACGCTGACCCGTGACGTCGACCTCACCGGCAAGTCGTCGGCCACGCTGAGCCTCGACGGCTGGTACGACATCGAGTCGGGCTACGACTACCTCTACGCCGAGGTGTCCACCGACGGCGGCGCCAACTGGACCGCCCTCGACGGCACGGTGAACGGCGCGGCCATCCCGCGCGACGGCAGCGACAAGCCGGCGCTCACCGGTTCGGTCGACGCCTACACCAAGCTGTCGTACCCGCTGAACGCGTACGCGGGCCAGAAGATCCAGCTCCGCTTCCGCTACCAGACCGACGGCGGGGTCGCCCTCAAGGGCTTCGCGGCCGACGAGATCACCCTGACCGCGGACGGTTCGACGGTCTTCGCCGACAACGCGGAGTCCGCGGACGCGGCGTGGACCGCCTCCGGCTTCTCCCGCATCGGCGCGTCCTTCACCAAGGACTACGCGCAGTACTACATCGCGGAGAACCGCCAGTACGTGTCGTACGACACGACCCTCAAGACCGGCCCGTACAACTTCGGCTTCTCGACGACCCGTCCGGACTGGGTGGAGCACTACCCGTACCAGAACGGTCTGTTGATCTGGAAGTGGGACACCTCCGAGGCGGACAACAACACCAGCGTCCACCCCGGCACCGGTCTGATCCTCCCGATCGACTCGCACCCGACGGCGCTGAAGTGGTCCGACGGCACGCTGATGCGCAACCGCATCCAGGCCTACGACTCGCCGTTCAGCCTCTACGCCACGGACGGCATCGTCCTCCACAAGGCGGACGTGGCGACGAAGATCAGGCAGTCCTCCGGGGTGTCGGTCTTCAACGACCACAAGAGCGACTACTACGACGCCTCGAACCCG
Coding sequences within:
- a CDS encoding RDD family protein, whose amino-acid sequence is MSTEPPPPPGSGEPPENDPFRKPPPPSYGGGPYDTGGGGPYGGGGSGGYPADPLAGMPPLADSGKRTLARIIDMILVGIVVVLVTLAFGVSEYQMNGDRISAGRSFAQSLVAAVLFVAYDTLLIARSGQTLGMKWLRMRVANLSDGATPSTQTSLLRALVLWVPFAFCCACVWTVICGGWSFFDKPYKQGLHDKAAKTVVVSTGS
- a CDS encoding immune inhibitor A domain-containing protein → MTSRPWTFRALAVGVTLATASVGFTTFAVAQTAAPAATAGTVDRHDPSTKQEEHDLDGPLSKTQEAQRQEALDQVISGKAQVKERDGSKVVQLKGKKGDSKYVELGREKTDKIFTILVEFGDQSDPRYGGTAGPLHNRIAAPDRTKDNSTAWQADYNQQHFQDLYFGTGKKTESLKKYYEKQSSGRYSVDGEVTDWVKVPYNEARYGNNACGSTTCSSVWNLVKDGVNAWVADQEAAGVSAAAIKADLAQYDQWDRYDYDGDGNFNEPDGYIDHFQIVHAGEDESAGGGAQGTDAIWAHRWYAFGTDAGATGPAGNKLGGTQVGDTGIWVGDYTMQPENGGLGVYAHEYGHDLGLPDEYDTNGGENSTGFWTLMSSGSWLGTGKEAIGDLPGDMNAWDKLQLGWLNYDVAKAGAKSSHKLGVAEYNTENKQATVATLPDKAVTTTVVSPAQGSTQWWSGSGDNLKNTLTRDVDLTGKSSATLSLDGWYDIESGYDYLYAEVSTDGGANWTALDGTVNGAAIPRDGSDKPALTGSVDAYTKLSYPLNAYAGQKIQLRFRYQTDGGVALKGFAADEITLTADGSTVFADNAESADAAWTASGFSRIGASFTKDYAQYYIAENRQYVSYDTTLKTGPYNFGFSTTRPDWVEHYPYQNGLLIWKWDTSEADNNTSVHPGTGLILPIDSHPTALKWSDGTLMRNRIQAYDSPFSLYATDGIVLHKADVATKIRQSSGVSVFNDHKSDYYDASNPAGGVKITDTNTKINIVTEARDGSTITLQVGPAVK